A genome region from Candidatus Sericytochromatia bacterium includes the following:
- the fabG gene encoding 3-oxoacyl-[acyl-carrier-protein] reductase codes for MRLQEQVVLITGAGRGIGAETARLMASEGALVLVCDRDVDAAEQTAAAIAAGGARAEAFALDVTNRAVVDHVVAEVLGRHGRLDVLINNAGITLDATLAKMTLEQFDRVIDVNLRGVFHMTQAVVPAMVAAGRGRIINASSVVGLHGNFGQTNYAATKAGVIGMTKSWAKELARKGITVNAVAPGFIQTDMTAAMPEKVLTMMCEKTPLGRLGQAADIAKAYMFLASDDAAFITGQVLSVDGGLVL; via the coding sequence ATGAGACTGCAAGAACAAGTCGTACTGATCACGGGCGCCGGCCGCGGCATCGGCGCTGAAACGGCCCGCCTGATGGCCTCGGAAGGGGCCCTGGTGCTGGTCTGCGACCGCGATGTGGATGCCGCCGAGCAGACCGCCGCCGCGATCGCGGCCGGTGGGGCGCGCGCCGAGGCCTTCGCCCTCGACGTGACCAACCGGGCGGTGGTGGACCATGTGGTCGCCGAGGTGTTGGGCCGCCACGGGCGCCTCGACGTGCTGATCAACAACGCCGGTATCACCTTGGACGCCACCCTGGCCAAGATGACGCTGGAACAGTTCGATCGCGTGATCGACGTGAACCTGCGCGGCGTCTTCCATATGACCCAGGCCGTCGTGCCCGCCATGGTGGCCGCGGGCCGGGGGCGCATCATCAATGCCTCCAGCGTGGTGGGGCTGCACGGCAACTTCGGGCAGACCAACTACGCCGCCACCAAGGCCGGCGTGATCGGCATGACCAAGTCCTGGGCCAAGGAACTGGCGCGCAAGGGCATCACCGTCAACGCGGTCGCGCCCGGCTTCATCCAGACCGACATGACCGCGGCCATGCCCGAGAAGGTGCTGACCATGATGTGCGAGAAGACCCCGCTGGGGCGACTCGGCCAGGCCGCAGACATCGCCAAAGCCTACATGTTCCTGGCC